Part of the Sphaerochaeta associata genome is shown below.
GGCAGATAACAGCCGGCTGCAACGATGCGCCCGCCTTGGATAACCATCGCACCATCGTGCAACGGAGTATCGTGGTCGAATACGGTGAGGATCAGACTGGTGGAGAGGTCGGCATTGAGCCTTGTTCCACTGTCAATGATGTTCTTGATGCCCAACCGGCGGGGAAATACGATCAGGGCACCCCTGCGTTTATTCACCAACACGTTGCAGGCATTGAGTATGGAGTCTATCTGGTCGGAGCTGGTAGTCTGTGTTCCTATCCGGAACAGTCGCGAGCGGCCGCTCCACAGCTGGGTGAACGACCGTCTCAATTCCGGCTGATATACAATGCAGATGAAAATGGTTGCAGGGACCGAGATATACCGGAAAAACCAGAGCAATACATCCAGTTTGAGGATGTAACTCACGGCAAAGGCGGCGAACAAGACCACGACAACCTTTACCAATTGTTGCGCCTTGGTCTGTGCTATCGTTACATAGAAACGATAGAACACCCATGCAAGCACTCCCACCTGTAGGGCGGGGCGAATGAATGAGAGCACACCTTGCATTGCATCCAGAACCATCAGGAACTCCTACTGTTCATCCTCTTGCGTACCGACCCAGTCAAGGGTGCGATTCACTGCTTTCTTCCAGAACCGAATTTTCTCACATCGAATCTCATCGGCCATCCTGGGTTCCCATCGGCGCTCTTCCTTCCAATAGGAAGCCAGCTCATCAAGATTCTTCCATACCCCCACCGACAAGCCTGCCGCATAGGCGGCACCCAAGGCGGTGGTTTCCACAACCAACGGACGGATGACAGGAATACCCAACAGGTCGGCTTGGAACTCCATCAGCGGCTTGCTGTTGGTAAGCCCTCCATCAACCTTCAGCGTAGTCATCTCAATGCCGCTGTCCTTTTCCATCCCCTTGAAAATATCATGGGCTTGGAAAGCAGTTGCTTCCAGAATGGCCCTGGCAAGGTGGGCACGGGTAACATAGCCGGTAAGACCGGCGATTACTCCTCGTGCATCAGATCTCCAGTATGGGGCAAAAAGCCCGCTGAAAGCAGGAACGATGTACACTCCGCCGCAGTCTGGCACAGAGGAGGCCAGTTTGTCCAGTTCCTGTGGATTCTCTACAATCTTCAGGTTGTCCCGAGCCCACTGGACCAGAGAGCCTGCCACCGCAATGGAACCTTCCAAGGCGTACATCGGAGGCTCGCTTCCCAGTTGGTAGGCGACGGTGGTCAACAGACCTTGGGCACTGGTAACCAGTTTTCGTCCGGTATTCACCAAGAGGAAACAGCCGGTGCCATAGGTGCTCTTGCCCAATCCTTCGGTGAAACAGGCCTGGCCGAACAGTGCTGCCTGCTGGTCTCCAAGGATTCCACAGACAGGCACTTCACTACGCAGCGGTCCGCTTGGGGTGGTTGTTGCATACACCATGCCTGAAGAGGGAACGATGGCGGGCAGGGCTTTCCTGGGAATGTTGAAGAGCTCAAGCAACTCGTCATCCCACTGGCAGCTTTCGATGTTCATCAAAAGGTAACGTGAAGCGTTGGTAACATCGGTGACCAAGGCCTTCCCCCCGGTCAGGTTCCACGTAAGCCAGGTGTCGATGGTGCCGAAGACCACTTCACCCTTCTCGGCCTCATCACGAAGGCCTTCCACATGATCCAAGAGCCAGGCAATTTTCGAGGCTGCGAAATACGGGCTGAAAAGCAGTCCGCTTTTTTGTTGGAGAAACGAAGCATCGACATGCTCTTTCAACTGCTCGATGAGCTCAGAGCCCCTGAGGTCCTGCCAGACGATTGCATTGTGCCAGACCTTGCCGGTTTTTGGATTCCAGGCAATGATTGTCTCTCTCTGGTTGGTGATGCCGATGCCCGCAATGTCACTGCCTTTGAGGTTGGCCGCCTTCAGAGCCTTGCTGATGCACTCCGAGCTGTTGTCCCAAATCTCCCAAGGATCGTGCTCGACCCAACCGGGCTGGGGATAAATCTGCTGGTGTTCCAGCTGATACGACGAGACGAGACTTCCTTTCTGGTCAAACACAATAAAACGGGTACTGGTCGTGCCCTGGTCCAAAGCTCCAACGTATTTCACGCAAATCCTCCTCTTTAGGCCAGTATAGCTTCTCACCTTTCTTTTTGAAAGGCAAAAAGAGTAAAACGACCCTGAGTTTTGCCTACCGTTACGGCCCTTGTCCATGGTATACTCTCACCTATGAAACTCAAAGATATTCTTGCATGTGTTGATGGGAAACTCGTCTGCGGAGAGTCCCATCTGGAAGATGAAGTGATGAGAGGCTTCGCCAGCGACCTCATGAGCGATGTCCTGACCATTTTGGAGGATGACATCATCCTCATCACCGGCTTGTCCAACAACCAAGCCATCAGAACGGCGGAGATGAGCGACATCAGCAATATTCTCTTGGTTCGCAACAAGAAGCCGAGCCAGAGCATGATTGATATGGCGAACGAGCTGAATATCTCCCTCTCCTACACCTCCTTCTCCCTCTTCAAGGCAAGCGGACTGCTCTATCAACAAGGATTAAAGCCGGTATATTAGGATGCACCAAGAGTACCTCGTTCCAGCACAGGACT
Proteins encoded:
- the cdaA gene encoding diadenylate cyclase CdaA encodes the protein MVLDAMQGVLSFIRPALQVGVLAWVFYRFYVTIAQTKAQQLVKVVVVLFAAFAVSYILKLDVLLWFFRYISVPATIFICIVYQPELRRSFTQLWSGRSRLFRIGTQTTSSDQIDSILNACNVLVNKRRGALIVFPRRLGIKNIIDSGTRLNADLSTSLILTVFDHDTPLHDGAMVIQGGRIVAAGCYLPLSEQTDIKKSFGTRHRAALGLAEESDAVVLIVSEETGAISMTYNANLYYDLETPTIKRMLLALFSYNDITPEELLQEAGSDEAE
- the glpK gene encoding glycerol kinase GlpK gives rise to the protein MKYVGALDQGTTSTRFIVFDQKGSLVSSYQLEHQQIYPQPGWVEHDPWEIWDNSSECISKALKAANLKGSDIAGIGITNQRETIIAWNPKTGKVWHNAIVWQDLRGSELIEQLKEHVDASFLQQKSGLLFSPYFAASKIAWLLDHVEGLRDEAEKGEVVFGTIDTWLTWNLTGGKALVTDVTNASRYLLMNIESCQWDDELLELFNIPRKALPAIVPSSGMVYATTTPSGPLRSEVPVCGILGDQQAALFGQACFTEGLGKSTYGTGCFLLVNTGRKLVTSAQGLLTTVAYQLGSEPPMYALEGSIAVAGSLVQWARDNLKIVENPQELDKLASSVPDCGGVYIVPAFSGLFAPYWRSDARGVIAGLTGYVTRAHLARAILEATAFQAHDIFKGMEKDSGIEMTTLKVDGGLTNSKPLMEFQADLLGIPVIRPLVVETTALGAAYAAGLSVGVWKNLDELASYWKEERRWEPRMADEIRCEKIRFWKKAVNRTLDWVGTQEDEQ
- a CDS encoding DRTGG domain-containing protein, producing MKLKDILACVDGKLVCGESHLEDEVMRGFASDLMSDVLTILEDDIILITGLSNNQAIRTAEMSDISNILLVRNKKPSQSMIDMANELNISLSYTSFSLFKASGLLYQQGLKPVY